In the genome of Candidatus Eremiobacteraceae bacterium, one region contains:
- the tuf gene encoding elongation factor Tu (EF-Tu; promotes GTP-dependent binding of aminoacyl-tRNA to the A-site of ribosomes during protein biosynthesis; when the tRNA anticodon matches the mRNA codon, GTP hydrolysis results; the inactive EF-Tu-GDP leaves the ribosome and release of GDP is promoted by elongation factor Ts; many prokaryotes have two copies of the gene encoding EF-Tu) produces the protein EMVMPGDNVRMTVELITPIACEEGLRFAIREGGRTVGAGVVTKVIE, from the coding sequence GGAGATGGTGATGCCGGGCGACAACGTGCGCATGACGGTGGAGCTGATCACGCCGATCGCGTGCGAAGAAGGCCTGCGCTTTGCCATCCGCGAGGGCGGCCGCACGGTGGGCGCCGGCGTCGTCACTAAGGTGATCGAATAG